The Amycolatopsis mongoliensis genome includes a window with the following:
- a CDS encoding RND transporter family protein, whose amino-acid sequence MRALWRRPTKRGLFVALGVLATAGFVLGGLAKVRVETSVDSFLPTDDPVVRQFEAESGSFGGDPIVVLLESGQPRAQLDQQHLPTLLDLEGRLSRLPDVAAAYGPGTTLNQIAGRTQDLLAELSGRRDAVRSQARQGKTGKDAEKAGDAAVAAFDARYGPLLVQGMPAGLPTLHNPSFVNTVVYTGAGQPRPQWRFVVPSDRSAAILVRPREGLDQQGTERLVQAVRDAVATAKPDAQRITVSGVPVIALSLGDQAQREIPWIGGTALLAVGACFLVIPWTRKVRRRLVPVMTTVVAIGLTLAVFGWLGRPLSLGVVAFLPVLLGVGSYYPTYFAQQARRRVVLVVATATAAAFAMLLLSPLPFVRELGLALSMGVLIAALVGMLLIRGLSFTAEPDRPLDEMVSSSRVVTSPRWARVAAGVVAGAVALAGWMALPRIELESNFQSFATGLDALTDAQHVESVIGSSGEVAVVLNGPDVLSPEAMKWTSEAQESIVSRHGDQMRPVVSPPTLLQFLGTSPTASQIAAGVRLLPPYLTGAVLRNDRTSALLSFGVRMEDLSELQALRDDVLRHLPPPPQGYHADLTGLPMVAVRGNELVSADRLLTNLAGILAAGAVLLIALRRRADAARAVAAAAIATGAGLCFLWLAGVPLSPVTAGLGSLTAAVGCEFTVLLSEAARRRSRGLRLSILLAASTSTVGYAVLVLSKLAAVREFGVLLAGSVVLALLSAGCVVWLWPPRDRVTRVATPVPEPVGRVVVEVGR is encoded by the coding sequence GTGCGCGCCCTCTGGCGACGGCCGACCAAGCGCGGTCTCTTCGTAGCACTGGGCGTGCTCGCGACGGCGGGCTTCGTGCTCGGCGGGCTCGCGAAGGTGCGGGTCGAGACGAGCGTGGACTCGTTCCTGCCCACCGACGACCCGGTGGTGCGCCAGTTCGAGGCGGAGTCGGGCTCCTTCGGCGGGGACCCGATCGTCGTCCTGCTGGAGTCCGGGCAGCCGCGCGCCCAGCTCGACCAGCAGCACCTGCCGACGCTGCTCGACCTCGAAGGCCGGCTGTCACGGCTCCCGGACGTCGCGGCCGCCTACGGCCCCGGGACGACCCTGAACCAGATCGCCGGGCGGACACAGGACCTTCTCGCGGAGCTGTCCGGACGCCGCGACGCCGTCCGGTCCCAAGCCCGGCAGGGCAAGACCGGCAAGGACGCGGAGAAGGCCGGCGACGCCGCGGTGGCCGCGTTCGACGCCCGGTACGGGCCGCTGCTGGTCCAAGGCATGCCGGCCGGCCTCCCGACCCTGCACAATCCGTCCTTCGTGAACACGGTCGTGTACACCGGTGCCGGCCAGCCCCGCCCGCAGTGGCGGTTCGTCGTGCCCTCCGACCGGTCGGCGGCAATCCTCGTCCGCCCGCGCGAGGGCCTGGACCAGCAGGGCACGGAACGGCTGGTTCAGGCGGTTCGTGACGCCGTCGCGACGGCCAAGCCGGACGCGCAGCGGATCACGGTGTCCGGGGTCCCGGTCATCGCCCTGTCCCTGGGCGACCAGGCGCAACGCGAGATCCCGTGGATCGGGGGGACCGCCCTGCTCGCGGTGGGCGCGTGCTTCCTGGTGATTCCCTGGACCCGGAAGGTGCGCCGCAGGCTGGTGCCGGTCATGACGACCGTCGTCGCGATCGGGCTGACGCTCGCCGTTTTCGGGTGGCTCGGGCGGCCGTTGTCGCTCGGCGTCGTCGCCTTCCTCCCCGTCCTGCTCGGCGTCGGGAGCTACTACCCGACCTACTTCGCCCAGCAGGCCAGACGCCGGGTGGTGCTGGTGGTCGCCACCGCCACCGCCGCGGCGTTCGCGATGCTGCTGCTGTCGCCGCTGCCGTTCGTCCGTGAACTCGGTCTCGCGCTTTCGATGGGTGTGCTCATCGCTGCGCTGGTCGGCATGCTCCTCATCCGCGGCCTCTCGTTCACCGCCGAACCGGACCGGCCACTCGATGAGATGGTCTCCTCGTCGCGCGTTGTGACGTCGCCTCGATGGGCTCGGGTCGCCGCCGGCGTCGTCGCGGGCGCGGTGGCGCTGGCCGGCTGGATGGCGCTCCCCCGGATCGAGCTGGAAAGCAACTTCCAGAGCTTCGCCACCGGACTGGACGCGCTCACCGACGCCCAGCACGTCGAATCCGTCATCGGGTCGTCGGGAGAGGTCGCCGTCGTCCTCAACGGTCCTGACGTGCTGTCGCCCGAGGCCATGAAATGGACCAGTGAGGCGCAGGAAAGCATCGTCTCGCGACACGGTGACCAGATGCGCCCGGTGGTGTCGCCGCCGACCCTGCTGCAGTTCCTGGGCACCTCGCCCACGGCGAGCCAGATCGCAGCCGGGGTCCGGTTGCTGCCGCCGTACCTCACGGGCGCGGTCCTCCGCAACGACCGGACGTCCGCCCTGCTGAGCTTCGGCGTGCGGATGGAAGACCTGAGCGAGCTCCAGGCCCTCCGCGACGACGTGCTGCGGCACTTGCCGCCGCCACCGCAGGGGTATCACGCGGACCTGACCGGCTTGCCGATGGTCGCGGTCCGCGGGAACGAGCTCGTGTCCGCCGACCGCCTGCTCACCAATCTGGCCGGGATCCTGGCTGCGGGCGCGGTCCTGCTGATCGCGCTGCGCCGCCGGGCCGACGCGGCGCGCGCGGTCGCGGCGGCGGCCATCGCCACCGGTGCGGGGCTGTGCTTCCTGTGGCTGGCCGGGGTGCCGCTGAGCCCCGTCACCGCCGGCTTGGGATCGCTGACCGCGGCGGTCGGGTGCGAGTTCACGGTCCTGCTTTCGGAAGCCGCCCGCCGTCGCAGCCGGGGACTCCGGCTGTCGATCCTGCTCGCCGCGTCCACCTCCACCGTGGGGTACGCGGTCCTGGTGCTGTCCAAGCTGGCCGCCGTACGCGAGTTCGGCGTCCTGCTGGCCGGCTCGGTCGTGCTGGCCTTGCTGTCCGCGGGCTGTGTGGTGTGGCTCTGGCCACCGCGTGACCGCGTTACCCGGGTGGCGACACCCGTTCCCGAACCTGTCGGACGAGTCGTGGTGGAGGTGGGTCGATGA
- a CDS encoding peptidylprolyl isomerase has translation MSLRVEREKKTDDAEATVKTSSPSTIEDEEADVVDLPDGDDEPDEDAEAGPEKPKTGLKDVIRAKLPKTRKVRVILLVVLLLLVGGGVGGYVWYDSQRLPDDAAFRVAGRTVTADQLSGVLETWRAMYGVQPPQDEATLGRFRKDSAKAYAVSLILQKAAQDRGIVIGDKVAQDALARLISQQLGEGTEAHDKFVQQLGNVGTSEPAVIGEIKQQLALSQLFDAVTKGSGDVSEQEVKDAFATRKDQLGTPEQRKIGNIVVRTREEADQVIADLSHGAKFETVAQQRSIDTATRDKGGDLGALSRGQLQDDYGKAAFGAATGTVFGPVQNQFGWNVGRVDEVTAPVPATFEKVHDSLKQQLQVEKMLAVWRSWLGDQIKGAGVEYADEYRPDDPDAAPDVKPGESPVTGQQGAANPGRPSPGQPVPSR, from the coding sequence ATGAGCCTGCGAGTTGAACGCGAGAAGAAGACTGACGACGCGGAGGCGACCGTGAAGACCTCGAGCCCCAGCACGATCGAAGACGAGGAAGCCGACGTCGTCGATCTCCCGGACGGCGACGACGAGCCCGACGAGGACGCCGAAGCCGGGCCGGAGAAACCGAAGACCGGCCTGAAGGACGTCATCCGGGCCAAACTGCCGAAAACCCGCAAGGTGCGCGTCATCCTGCTCGTGGTCCTGCTGCTCCTGGTCGGCGGCGGGGTAGGCGGCTACGTCTGGTATGACTCCCAGCGGCTACCGGACGACGCGGCCTTCCGCGTCGCGGGCCGAACCGTCACCGCCGACCAGCTCAGCGGTGTCCTCGAGACCTGGCGGGCCATGTACGGGGTCCAGCCACCACAGGACGAAGCGACCCTCGGCAGGTTCCGCAAGGACTCCGCCAAGGCGTACGCGGTGAGCTTGATCCTGCAGAAAGCCGCGCAGGACCGCGGGATCGTGATCGGTGACAAGGTGGCGCAGGACGCTCTGGCCAGGTTGATCTCGCAGCAGCTCGGCGAGGGGACGGAAGCTCACGACAAGTTCGTCCAGCAGCTGGGCAACGTCGGCACGTCCGAACCGGCCGTGATCGGGGAAATCAAGCAGCAGCTGGCTCTCTCTCAACTGTTCGACGCGGTGACCAAGGGATCCGGCGACGTCAGCGAGCAGGAAGTGAAGGACGCCTTCGCGACGCGAAAGGACCAGCTGGGCACCCCGGAGCAGCGCAAGATCGGCAACATCGTGGTCCGGACGAGGGAAGAGGCCGACCAGGTCATCGCCGACCTGTCGCACGGAGCCAAGTTCGAAACCGTGGCCCAGCAGCGCAGCATCGACACCGCGACGCGCGACAAGGGCGGCGACCTCGGCGCGCTTTCCCGTGGCCAGCTGCAGGACGACTACGGGAAAGCGGCTTTCGGCGCAGCGACGGGGACGGTCTTCGGTCCGGTGCAGAACCAGTTCGGCTGGAACGTCGGGCGGGTCGATGAAGTGACGGCTCCGGTGCCGGCGACCTTCGAAAAGGTGCACGACAGCCTCAAACAGCAGCTGCAGGTGGAAAAGATGCTCGCCGTGTGGCGTTCCTGGCTGGGAGACCAGATCAAGGGCGCCGGCGTGGAGTACGCGGACGAGTACCGGCCGGACGATCCCGACGCCGCACCGGACGTAAAGCCGGGCGAGAGCCCGGTGACCGGTCAGCAGGGCGCGGCGAACCCGGGCCGGCCTTCACCAGGACAGCCGGTTCCTTCGCGATGA
- a CDS encoding response regulator transcription factor encodes MLVDDHDLFTQGLALLLKAKAGDRFEIGGTTNRAEEAASLVGSCGADIAMVDLAMPPVNGIPAIRHIKSRHPDTKVVALSGTSDLKLAEEALRAGADGFLPKSADPDVLVAPLLSVAAGFRVVEDTLFTALLDAVRHPPEEIFGQLAVEEIRLWVLLSRGLETAEIAERMLVSERTAKRLVASLLNKLGAPNRIVAAGMAGHYGLLGKQAPSPG; translated from the coding sequence GTGCTTGTCGATGACCACGACCTGTTCACCCAGGGCCTAGCTCTGCTGCTCAAGGCGAAAGCCGGCGACCGGTTCGAGATCGGTGGTACGACGAACCGCGCGGAGGAAGCAGCCTCGCTCGTCGGCTCGTGCGGCGCCGACATCGCGATGGTCGATCTCGCCATGCCGCCTGTCAACGGGATTCCGGCGATCCGCCACATCAAGTCCCGCCATCCCGATACGAAAGTCGTCGCGCTGTCAGGCACGTCGGACCTGAAGCTCGCCGAAGAAGCTCTGAGGGCCGGCGCCGACGGATTCCTGCCGAAGTCGGCTGATCCGGATGTGCTGGTCGCTCCCCTGCTGTCCGTGGCCGCCGGCTTCCGAGTGGTCGAGGACACCTTGTTCACCGCGTTGCTCGACGCGGTGCGGCACCCGCCGGAGGAGATCTTCGGTCAGCTGGCGGTGGAAGAGATTCGCCTGTGGGTACTGCTGTCCCGCGGCTTGGAGACCGCAGAAATCGCCGAACGCATGCTGGTTTCCGAGCGGACCGCGAAGCGCCTGGTCGCCTCGCTCCTGAACAAGCTGGGGGCTCCGAACCGGATCGTCGCCGCCGGCATGGCCGGTCACTACGGCTTGCTTGGTAAGCAGGCGCCGAGCCCGGGCTGA
- a CDS encoding sensor histidine kinase — protein MVIDKHQNEFVVLHGSPRRKMTKSLYEATGRGAGGSIVEAPMSTVPWWRSVRSSTILQTDTFREKDIRIVERVPASVRIGVVMSVGLLLALGPDSVRHHLAIGLVWLAVGSIYALIVFWDPSIELRSIRSASVVTGLDSVLSLAVITFTGGASSVAVSLLFLVIAAAAMRLSFVATVAVSMALGGAYFLVAMLMDADQTSSAIRMQSGLWWPVYLVFTAALTGGFALLTERATRAHSAARAQAIAERAAAEEERDLRARLLKSYEAQETGLHVILHEFRTPIASLKALTDNLVERTGTAAAEDDDSWTSLRLLAAHAGHLSSMMDALGDVAASRRPTFSTGRRRVVDIKEFLYAAGDAAGLADSELQITVTPPGAQSRLDAQLLRRVITNLVENAGRHSRGTPVEVVARLGRGQLRVMILDRGPGFPAELAPIVTERFVSVGERRGTAGLGLWIADQIVQSLDGRIRFRPRSGGGLVVCLEVPVD, from the coding sequence GTGGTCATCGACAAGCACCAGAACGAGTTTGTGGTCTTGCATGGCTCTCCTCGTCGGAAGATGACAAAATCACTATACGAGGCCACCGGCAGAGGCGCTGGCGGCAGCATCGTGGAGGCACCGATGTCGACCGTACCGTGGTGGCGTTCCGTGCGGTCGAGCACGATCCTCCAGACGGATACGTTCCGGGAAAAGGACATCCGGATCGTGGAACGGGTGCCCGCCAGCGTCCGGATCGGCGTCGTGATGTCCGTCGGGCTGCTGCTCGCGCTCGGGCCGGACTCCGTGCGGCACCACCTCGCGATCGGGTTGGTGTGGCTGGCTGTCGGCAGCATCTACGCGCTCATCGTCTTCTGGGATCCCTCGATCGAGTTACGCAGCATCCGGTCCGCTTCGGTGGTGACCGGCCTGGACTCGGTCCTGTCGCTGGCCGTCATCACGTTCACCGGAGGTGCGAGCAGCGTCGCGGTGTCGCTGCTGTTCCTGGTCATCGCGGCCGCGGCGATGCGACTGTCCTTCGTGGCCACTGTGGCCGTGTCGATGGCCCTCGGTGGCGCCTACTTCCTGGTCGCGATGCTGATGGACGCCGATCAGACGTCGTCGGCGATCCGCATGCAGTCCGGGTTGTGGTGGCCGGTCTACCTGGTGTTCACCGCAGCCCTGACAGGCGGCTTCGCGCTGTTGACCGAACGGGCGACACGAGCACACAGCGCCGCCCGGGCACAGGCGATCGCGGAACGGGCGGCGGCGGAAGAGGAACGGGACCTGCGTGCCCGCCTCCTGAAGTCCTACGAGGCCCAGGAAACCGGCTTGCACGTCATTCTGCACGAGTTCCGCACTCCCATCGCCTCTCTCAAGGCGCTGACCGACAACCTGGTCGAGCGAACCGGTACGGCGGCGGCCGAAGACGACGACAGCTGGACCAGCCTGCGGCTGCTGGCGGCCCACGCGGGCCACCTTTCGTCGATGATGGACGCGCTCGGCGACGTCGCCGCGAGCCGGCGGCCCACCTTCAGCACCGGGCGTCGCAGGGTCGTCGACATCAAGGAGTTCTTGTACGCGGCCGGAGACGCCGCCGGCCTGGCGGACTCCGAGCTGCAGATCACCGTCACGCCGCCGGGTGCACAGTCCCGCCTGGACGCACAACTGCTGCGACGCGTCATCACCAACCTCGTGGAAAACGCCGGACGGCACAGCCGGGGCACGCCCGTCGAGGTCGTCGCGCGGCTGGGACGAGGACAGCTCCGGGTCATGATCCTCGACCGGGGGCCGGGTTTCCCGGCCGAACTCGCGCCCATCGTCACCGAGCGGTTCGTTTCCGTCGGCGAACGCCGTGGCACCGCGGGCCTCGGACTGTGGATCGCCGACCAGATCGTCCAGTCGCTCGACGGCCGGATCCGGTTCCGGCCGCGTTCGGGTGGCGGCTTGGTCGTCTGCCTCGAAGTGCCGGTCGACTGA